A window from Cryptomeria japonica chromosome 1, Sugi_1.0, whole genome shotgun sequence encodes these proteins:
- the LOC131072493 gene encoding protein ULTRAPETALA 1: MWGGATRMLQQEEEEESNGNGGGGGGGGGGGGFKEEHLVGLAGLKREKGFIEMTCGCTSAKYGDAVARLRITDEGVFEIVGCECSPGGCCDEGTMKPPAFEKHAGNRSKKWKNNIWVLRHNKKLPLCKTELLGYYNNRGRRGGSKPKVVHRDEFVRCASCGKERRFKRRDRDECRLHHSAANDPNWVCSDFPYERIGCELEEERAASRKAYRGCSKVPGCEGCPFCVCLGCEICLFRDCNCRSCIDFYSCNA; the protein is encoded by the coding sequence ATGTGGGGCGGGGCTACCAGAATGCTGcagcaggaggaggaggaggagagtaatggcaatggtggtggtggtggtggtggaggaggcgGAGGAGGATTTAAGGAGGAGCATCTGGTGGGCTTGGCGGGGCTGAAGAGGGAGAAGGGCTTCATTGAAATGACGTGCGGCTGCACCAGCGCCAAATACGGGGACGCCGTGGCCCGACTGAGAATTACTGACGAGGGCGTTTTCGAGATCGTGGGGTGTGAGTGCTCCCCTGGTGGCTGCTGTGACGAGGGCACCATGAAACCTCCTGCTTTCGAGAAGCACGCCGGCAACCGCTCAAAGAAATGGAAGAATAACATCTGGGTCCTCCGCCACAACAAGAAACTGCCCCTCTGTAAAACAGAGCTTCTGGGGTACTATAATAACAGGGGCCGCCGGGGAGGGTCGAAGCCCAAGGTTGTCCACCGTGATGAGTTTGTGCGCTGCGCCTCCTGCGGGAAGGAGCGGCGATTCAAGCGCCGTGACAGGGATGAATGCCGCCTCCACCATTCAGCCGCCAATGATCCCAATTGGGTTTGTTCCGATTTTCCCTATGAGAGAATTGGGTGTGAATTGGAGGAAGAAAGGGCCGCCAGCCGAAAGGCTTACAGGGGCTGCAGCAAGGTGCCTGGCTGTGAGGGTTGCCCCTTCTGTGTCTGCTTGGGCTGTGAAATCTGCCTCTTCAGGGACTGCAACTGCCGCTCTTGCATTGATTTTTATTCCTGCAATGCCTGA